The sequence CTGGCAAAGAGCACCCCTGCCAGCAGCAGGTTGGCCAGGACACCTGCAGACATAAACCACACCTTCTGCAGAGTGTTCTTGGACTGAAACTCCCACTCTGATCCGGTGAGCTTCGTGTCCATACTTTCATCCACGATGCCGGCCACCTTGACATAGCCTCCCAGGGGGAGCAGCCCCAGGCCGTACTCGGTGTGCCCAATCTTTTTCTTGATCCCCAGGCCAAAGATGTTAAATCCGATGTAGAACCGCTCCACTCGGATGCCCACTGACCGGGCGGCCAAGTAATGGCCCAGCTCGTGTGAAGCTATGAGCACCAGTAATACAAAGAAGATCGCTAGCACATAAATCAACACCGTCATCATTCAACGCCTTTCAAATCGCTTCTTCCCGGGGATTTATCACTTTATCAGCCACAATATAACAGCAAAAGCCAACTATTCCACCCAATAGAGTAGGCGGGAATTAAGACCTAGGTAGGCATAGGTACGCCCATAGTCTGGCCCACGTGGCGGAGCGTCCAGGTCTGAAGCTCTTCAATGTCCTCCAGCTGCGGGTGGGCCACAAAAGGATGCTCGGCCAGGGCCTTTTCGAGGTAGACCGGGATCTCTATGAAGGAGATGTGGTCTTCCAGGAAGGCCTGGACCGCCAGGTCGTTGGTCATGTTGAGTACCGCCGGGGCCGAGCCACCCCGCTTGAGGGCTTCATAAGCCAGGGCGATGCAGGGGAACTTATCCAGATCGGGCGGCTCGAAGGTGAGAGTTCCCACCTGGGTCAGATTGAGGCGCGGCCAATCGGAAGGCTTGTGATCGGGATAGGTCAGAGCATACTGAATGGGTATCTTCATATCCGGCACCCCTAATTGAGCCTTCACTGAACCATCCACAAACTCCACCATACTATGGATGATAGACTGGGGATGAATCAGGATGTCCACCCGCTCCGGTCCCAGATTAAACAACCACCGGGCTTCGATCACTTCAAATCCCTTGTTCATCATGGTAGCCGAATCGATGGTGATCTTGGGCCCCATGTCCCAATTGGGGTGTTGCAGGGCCTGGGCCTTGGTCACATTGGCGAATTTCTCTCGCGGCCAGGTGCGGAAAGGGCCCCCCGAGCCGGTGAGCACCAGGCGCCGAACCTGGTCAGGGGACTCTCCCGCCAGGCACTGCCAGATGGCACTGTGCTCGCTGTCAATCGGATACAGGTGCGCCCCTTTCCGCCGGACCAGCTCGGTGATCTGCTCGCCAGCCATGACCAGGCTTTCCTTATTGGAAAGGGCCACATCCACCCCCGCTTCCAAAGCCGTGATGGTGGGAGCCATGCCCACACCGCCTACCAGGCCGTTCAGGCAAAGATCGACATCGTCCCGGCCAGCAATAGCCAGCACCCCTTCAGGGCCGGTAAGGACCTCAATCCGGGTGCCCGCCAGGCGCTGCCGGAGTTCAGCGGCGGCACCCTCGTCAGCAATGGCCACGGCCTGGACCTGGAAGCGTCGGGCCTGCTCCGCCAGCAAAGCGGCACGTCTGTGAGCCGTGAGAGCCACCACCTGGAACTCACCGGGCAGGCTGACAACCACCTCCAGCGCCTGGGTACCGATAGAGCCGGTGGATCCGAAAACACTCAGCCGGCGCATCAAAGAGTCAGGCTCAACTGAGCCCCTCCGGAAACAACCTCAGGATTTAGCAGAGCCCGTACCGAAAACCGCAACCACCAGAACAAATCGTAGCCAGCAGAAATGCTTAAATAGCGCTTGCTGAGTTCCAACTTTGCCGGTACATCAGGCGCACGAACCGTTAAGCTGGGAAATATACGTGGGAAGAGCAGAACCACTCCGAGAGCAAAATACTCCCCGTCTATATTTGTAGCATAGCTCAAACGCAATGCGTTCCATTTTAATTTGTAGGCAGCAATGCCATCGATCCTGTTTTGCGTGAAAATCAACTCCGGTGTAAACGTCCCCAAGGCCAGGGTGGTGGGAAGGTATCGAAAGCCTATTCGCTGGAATTGAACCACCTGTCGCTCAACCATCCCGCCGCCCAGCCCACCGTACACAGCCAGGTTGGGTGACACCCACCACTGCAATCCCACAATTGGCAAAAGACACAGCGCATAGTTCTCCGAGCGATAGAGTACTGGAAATAAGGTTGCAGTGATGGCTCCAAATTCACCCCGCGGCAATTGAGCGAAGGTCGCAGCGGCAGATAGACGGTGGGCCAGCGAGTTGAATTCATCTTCCGATATCGTTGCTTGAGCTGCCAGGGGGAACACCTCGATGAGCAAACCAATAGCAAGTAATACAATGATGGACTTCGTATTAGATAATCCCACGGGTGCCCTGTTCAATGAAGCTCAGAATGGTCTGAATTTCCGGTGTGGGCTCCATCTCCTCCTTGATGATTGCCACCGCCTGGCTCAGATTATAGCTGGAGCGGTAGATAAGCTTATAGGCTTTTTTGATCTGTGCCCTTACTTCCGCCGGGAATCCGCGCCGCCGCAGGCCCACCACGTTCAGACCGCCGAACCTGAGGGGCTCCCCGGAGGCCAAGACATAAGGCGGAACATCCTGCACCACGCGATAACCGCCGCCTACAAAAGCATGCGCACCCACCCGGCAAAACTGGTGAATGGGCGTATTTCCACCAATGAAAGCATACTCGTGGACCTGGGCGAACCCCCCCAACTGCACACAATTGGCCAGGATCACATGATCGCCTACCTGACCGTCATGTCCCACATGAACGTAGGCCATGAGATAGGCATTGGAGCCGATGACCGTTCCCTCCGCTCGGGTGCTCCGATTGATGGTCACAAATTCCCGCAGCGTGGTACCGTTGCCGATAATTACCGGGTTGATCCCACTCTTATATCCCACATCCTGAGGCGACCCACCGATTACCGCCCCCGGGAATAGTTTGCAGTCAGCCCCCACGGTAGTGCCTCGCAGAATCTGGGCATGGGCCATGATTTCAGTCCGGTCACCAACGACCGTACCGCCCTCAATAACAGCATAGGGACCAACTTTAACGTCGGTAGCCAGCTCAACGTCGGGGTCGACAACCGCAGTGGGATGAATCCTGGTGGAAATGTTGTCTAGTCCTCGCGATCGACGATCGTGGCCATCATCTCAGCTTCTGCCACCAGCTCATCGTCTACATAGGCCTTACCAGCCATCCGGTAAGTATTCATGCGCCTACGTACCAGCCTCATCTCTAAGATAAGCTGATCGCCGGGGGTTACGGCCCGGCGAAAACGGGCTCTATCAATGGCCGTGAAATAGACCAACTTAGTGCGCGGATCGGTTACCGGATTCAACACCAGAAAAGCAGCCGACTGGGCCATGGATTCCAGGACCAGGACACCCGGCATGACCATCTGGCCGGGAAAGTGTCCCTCGAAAAAAGGCTCGTTCACCGTCACGTTCTTGACCGCCCGTACCAGCTCCCCCGGTTCCACATCCAACACCTTATCCACCAGGAGGAAAGGGTAGCGATGAGGTAAAATATCGGTGATGGCCTGGATATCAAACTTGACCTTGGAACTGGCACTTCGGGCCCGCTTCTGTTGAATGCGCTTGCCGTAGACCTGCTTCAAACGCTTGACCAGCTCGATGTTGGCAGCATGTCCACTGCGAGTAGCCACCACGTGACCCTGAATGGGCATGCCGAGGAGCGTCATGTCACCAATTAGGTCCAGAATCTTATGACGCACGGCCTCATTCTCAAAGCGCAGCTTCTGTCCCTTCAGAATGCCGCCATCACCCGCTGCCAATTCCCCCTTGATATCAAAAAGCTTCTTCAGATAACTAATCTCATCGGGGGCAATGGGCCGATCCACGAAAACCAACGCGTTCTCCAGACTGCCTCCCTTGGCTAAACCCTGTTCTTTCAACTGCCTTACCTCACTGAAGAGGCAGAAGGTGCGCGCCGGCGCAATCCGCTTCACAAAATCTTCTTCCATACTGTAAACCGACATGAATTGGATTCCGTTCTTGGCCAGATGGTGATAGTCCATCGTGAAGGTCACCCGGAAGGTCTCGGACGGGAGCACATGCATGTCAATATTCCGGGCATGGTCAGAATAGGAGACGGTCTTGTCGATGACCAGCAGCCTGCGAGCGGCGCTTTGCTCCACCAGGCCGGCCTCCAATAGGACATCCACAAAAGGCTTGGCGCTGCCATCCATCACTGGCGGCTCTTTGGCGCTGAGCTCCACCAGCAGGTTGTCGATCTCCAGGCCGCTGGCCGCTGCTAAAATATGCTCCACCGTGTGAACCCGGTTGCCATCCCGCTCAATGGTAGTGCCGCGGGATATATCCACTACGTGGTCAATGTCAGCAAGCACCGGGGGGAAATTTTCTACGTCAGTGCGCACAAACCGAATCCCCGTATTGACATCCGCTGGTTTGAAGATAGCAGTGCATGCCAACCCGGTATGGAGCCCGATTCCGGTAATCGAGACCTCCTTCTTGATAGTACGCTGATAGCCAGCCATACCCCTTAGCCTCCTTCCCTTGGAGGGCCTTCTTCAAGCCTCACCAGGCGCTTTTCTAAATGACGCAATCGCTTGACCAGTTCGGGCAGCTGCTTGATGGCTCCATGCTGCCGCAGCCATTTCTGGTACTCAAGCGCGGGATCGCCCGCGTAAAACTGCCCGGCAGGGATGGATTGCCTGACGCCCGCTTTGCTGGCCACTACTACTCGGTCACCTACGGTAAGGTGATCGGCCACCCCCACCTGGCCCGCCAGAGTTACATAATCGCCAATCACCGTGGATCCGGCAATCCCCACTTCACCGGCAAACAGGCAGCCCCGGCCAATCTTGACGTTATGAGCAATCATCACCAGATTATCAATCTTGGTCCCATCACCGATGACCGTATCGCCGATAGTACCCCGGTCAATGGTGGTGTTGGCTCCAATCTCCACCTGGTTGCCGATGACTACCCGGCCAACCTGGGGGATTTTATGGTGAACGCCTTCTTCAGTGATATAACCGTAGCCGTCCGCGCCGATAATTGTCCCACTGTGGATAATAACCTCATCGCCCAGGCACATCCCAGCGTAGATCACCACGTTGGGATAAAGACGCACAAAGCGGCCCAAAGTGGAGCCCCGGCCCACATATACGCCCGCCCCGACCATCGATCCATCACCAATGGTGACCTCATCCTCAATCACAGCGCACGGCCCAATGCTAACATCGGGGCCCAACTGCACATCGCGGCCCACATGAGCCAAACGGTGTATGCCCGGCGGAATCGAGGCTTCCGGATAAAGATACGCTAATGTCTCCGCAAAACCTTTGGTGGAATTCGCCACCCGGATAGCTGGCTTGCCATAAGTCTCGGCACCAACTTCCAGTATGACGGCACTGGCCGGGGACAAGGCGAGATAGTGGCGGTACTTTGGATCGGCAAGAAAGGTAATGCCACCGGCACTGCCGGACGTTATCTCACAGGCATGGGTGATCTCAATCGATCCATCCCCATCCACCTCGCCATGGATCACCTGGGCGATCTGGGC comes from Candidatus Neomarinimicrobiota bacterium and encodes:
- a CDS encoding 1-deoxy-D-xylulose-5-phosphate reductoisomerase, translated to MRRLSVFGSTGSIGTQALEVVVSLPGEFQVVALTAHRRAALLAEQARRFQVQAVAIADEGAAAELRQRLAGTRIEVLTGPEGVLAIAGRDDVDLCLNGLVGGVGMAPTITALEAGVDVALSNKESLVMAGEQITELVRRKGAHLYPIDSEHSAIWQCLAGESPDQVRRLVLTGSGGPFRTWPREKFANVTKAQALQHPNWDMGPKITIDSATMMNKGFEVIEARWLFNLGPERVDILIHPQSIIHSMVEFVDGSVKAQLGVPDMKIPIQYALTYPDHKPSDWPRLNLTQVGTLTFEPPDLDKFPCIALAYEALKRGGSAPAVLNMTNDLAVQAFLEDHISFIEIPVYLEKALAEHPFVAHPQLEDIEELQTWTLRHVGQTMGVPMPT
- the lpxA gene encoding acyl-ACP--UDP-N-acetylglucosamine O-acyltransferase; this encodes MSTRIHPTAVVDPDVELATDVKVGPYAVIEGGTVVGDRTEIMAHAQILRGTTVGADCKLFPGAVIGGSPQDVGYKSGINPVIIGNGTTLREFVTINRSTRAEGTVIGSNAYLMAYVHVGHDGQVGDHVILANCVQLGGFAQVHEYAFIGGNTPIHQFCRVGAHAFVGGGYRVVQDVPPYVLASGEPLRFGGLNVVGLRRRGFPAEVRAQIKKAYKLIYRSSYNLSQAVAIIKEEMEPTPEIQTILSFIEQGTRGII
- a CDS encoding bifunctional UDP-3-O-[3-hydroxymyristoyl] N-acetylglucosamine deacetylase/3-hydroxyacyl-ACP dehydratase encodes the protein MAGYQRTIKKEVSITGIGLHTGLACTAIFKPADVNTGIRFVRTDVENFPPVLADIDHVVDISRGTTIERDGNRVHTVEHILAAASGLEIDNLLVELSAKEPPVMDGSAKPFVDVLLEAGLVEQSAARRLLVIDKTVSYSDHARNIDMHVLPSETFRVTFTMDYHHLAKNGIQFMSVYSMEEDFVKRIAPARTFCLFSEVRQLKEQGLAKGGSLENALVFVDRPIAPDEISYLKKLFDIKGELAAGDGGILKGQKLRFENEAVRHKILDLIGDMTLLGMPIQGHVVATRSGHAANIELVKRLKQVYGKRIQQKRARSASSKVKFDIQAITDILPHRYPFLLVDKVLDVEPGELVRAVKNVTVNEPFFEGHFPGQMVMPGVLVLESMAQSAAFLVLNPVTDPRTKLVYFTAIDRARFRRAVTPGDQLILEMRLVRRRMNTYRMAGKAYVDDELVAEAEMMATIVDRED
- the lpxD gene encoding UDP-3-O-(3-hydroxymyristoyl)glucosamine N-acyltransferase, which encodes MPTLAQIAQVIHGEVDGDGSIEITHACEITSGSAGGITFLADPKYRHYLALSPASAVILEVGAETYGKPAIRVANSTKGFAETLAYLYPEASIPPGIHRLAHVGRDVQLGPDVSIGPCAVIEDEVTIGDGSMVGAGVYVGRGSTLGRFVRLYPNVVIYAGMCLGDEVIIHSGTIIGADGYGYITEEGVHHKIPQVGRVVIGNQVEIGANTTIDRGTIGDTVIGDGTKIDNLVMIAHNVKIGRGCLFAGEVGIAGSTVIGDYVTLAGQVGVADHLTVGDRVVVASKAGVRQSIPAGQFYAGDPALEYQKWLRQHGAIKQLPELVKRLRHLEKRLVRLEEGPPREGG